In Verrucomicrobiota bacterium, the genomic stretch CGGGCCAAGCCCGTCCGCAAGAAGGTGCTCGAGAACTTCCTCATCAACTACCTGGTCACAGGCACCAAAATCCGTCGTGGAATCAAGGAGCGCGAGGGTTGGCTCCCGCCGGTGGCCGTGGTCATCAGCCCAATCATGACGTGCAACCTGCGCTGTTACGGCTGCTACGCCCACGAGTACACCAAGCACGGCGGCATGAGCATCGAGACGCTCAACGACGTGATCCGCCAGTGCAAAGAGCTTGGGATGTACTTCATCACCATCTCGGGCGGCGAGCCGTTCTTCATGAAGGGCATCATGGACGTGTTCGCCGAGCACGACGACTGCTACTTCCAGGTCTACACGAACGGCACGCTCATCACCGACGAACGCGCCAAGCAACTCGCTGAGCTGGGCAACGTCATGCCGTGCATCAGCGTCGAGGGTTTCGAGAAAGAGACCGACGCGCGTCGCGGTCCGGGCACGTTCGCCAAAGTCATGGCCGCCATGAAAGCGCTCAAGCGCCACGGCGCCGTCTTTGCGTATTCAGCTACGGCGACGCGCGAGAACAACGAGTTCATCGTCAGCGACGAGTTTGTCGACTTCTTCGTCGAGCAGGGCTGCTCGATCGGCTGGTACTTCCACTACATGCCCGTGGGCAAGGCGCCGTGCCTCGAGCTGATGCCGACGCCCGAGCAGCGCATGTGGCGCCTCGACCGCATCAACGAGCTGCGGCGCACCAAGGCGATCGTCATCAGCGACTTCTGGAACGATGGACCGCTCGTCGGCGGCTGCATCGCCGGCGGCCGCTGCTACTTCCACATCAACGTCCACGGCGACGTCGAGGCATGCGTCTTCAACCACTTCGCCGCCGACAACATCTACAAGAAGCCGCTCAAGGAGGCCCTCCAGAGCAGGTTCTTCAAAGGCTTCCAGGAATACCAGAAAAGCCAGGCAAACACCCTCTGCACCTGCATGGTCATCGACCGCTCGCCCGAAATGAAGGAGCTCGTCGCCCGCACCGGCGCCTACCCGACCCACGAAGGCGCCGACATCACGCACAAGGAGCTCCACCGCGACCTCCAGCTCTACGCCGAGGCCTACAAAGCGCTCACCATCCCGTGGTGCGAGAAGCACTCCGGCTCCTGGTGGAAGAACAACGGCGCCAAGCCGGCCGACGCGCCAGCCGAGCCGCCGACGGAACCGGCGGAAGAAGATAAGGAAGACGCCGTCAGGCTGTAGGCAATTCTCCAGAGCGCCCCAACCCCGCTGTCTGATCGGGAGCACGGAGCACATGGGACGGCCTGTACCCCGAGCCTCGCGGTGTCGCATTTCTCGGTGCGGATCCGCTGCTCGCGGCGGGCCAGGATGTCCCCGTGCACGCACACTCCTCTCTGAACAAGAGCCTGCCTGCTTCACATTCCTGTCGGTCCGGGCGGAAAGCCCAAAGGCCGCGCGCTGGGCCGCGTTCTCGCGGTGAAGAGGCAGAACTGGGACATGCAGTGTCTACCGCATGACAGACATGAGGCGTTGGTGCGGTATCGTGGAGAGGCATCTCACCCCATGGCCGCGACGCCTTCTGGCCGACTCGGCTGAGGGTGAGGAGAGACGGCAGCTTCAGCGAGTGATCGCGACGCTCTCTCGGACTGCGTGCAAGCGGTGCGAAATCCCGCCAGCCCGCGGCTCAGCATCTGCGGTGGCACCCAGTACGCCTTCAGCGACCCGGCCTCCAGTGGCGACGGTCTGGCCTACGACGAGTGCGCCGCTGGCCGCTCGTGGGAAGCGCCAAAGAGGTTCCTGGCCGAGATCTTCTCCGAGCCGCACGAAGAGGAGGGGATCGGACAAGATCAAAAGGACTGACGGGATAGGGAAGGCCGAACGTCTCTGCGAGTCCAGCCGATCCGGTTGGTCCTGTCCACGAACTCCTGTTCCCCGTGTCCCCCGTGCTCCCAGTGGTTGGGCAGGGAAAAGAGAAGAACACCGCAAGGCGCGCGGTGAACATGGGAACCTTACTCGTCTTCCATCTCGTCGTCGCTCAGGCCGAAGTGGTGGCCGATCTCGTGGATGACGGTGTCGCGGACCTGCTGGCGGATCTCATCCGGTGTGCGGCATGTCGCCAGGATTGAGCGGCGGTAGATGGTGATGCGGTCGGGGTACAGGGGTGGGGCGGTCTCGTGGCGCACGGTGCGCGGAACGCCGTGGTAGAGGCCCAGCAGGACGTGGCCGCGTTCGAGCTTCATCTTGCGGATCGTCTCGGCGTCGGGGCGCTCTTCGACGACGATCTCGACGTTGTCGAGCTTCCGGGCGAATTCCTCGGGCAGGCCGAGGACGGCTTCCTCGACGAGTTCAGCGAACTCGCGCGGGTCGATCGGGTCTGTTGCACCTGGTCTGCCTCGCAACCTCATTCGGACATCCTCAGAATGGGTATTCACCACGGAACACACGGAGAGAATCAGGGTCATGCTCCACCACGGAGAAGACAGAAGGCACGGAGATACCCGTCCTGGTTCTGTGCTGCGATCTCCGTGGTCTCCATGATGGAAACCAGTTGTCAGGATTATATCCGATCTTGACCTGCGCCGCATTTCATTGTATTGTAAAGTGTAATGAGAGGGACGCTACGGCCATCAACGCAAGCCATTCTGTTTGCGGAAGATATGTTTCCACACCCCACCTTTTCTGAGGAGACCGTGATGATGCACCGGATGCCGCGCATGTTGCGCGCCCACACCTTGATCCTGGCCCTGTCTGCTGTGCTTGCGGCTATCGTTCTTTCCTGTTGTGCCTATGGTGCCGAGGTGTCGGTCGTGCTCGATCTGCCTCGGCTGGAGGTTGTGCAGGGCGAGGACGGTTCGGCGCAGTTCGAGTGTGCGGGGGCGCAGCGGCTCAACGAGGCCGGCGAGCCG encodes the following:
- a CDS encoding radical SAM protein, which gives rise to MDKTTTISGNGNGNGASATRMSRAGLHFLVRLLPYIPDKMLMKIMSRWTSRLQYPGGREWVERLVLFVKEIFSNRAKPVRKKVLENFLINYLVTGTKIRRGIKEREGWLPPVAVVISPIMTCNLRCYGCYAHEYTKHGGMSIETLNDVIRQCKELGMYFITISGGEPFFMKGIMDVFAEHDDCYFQVYTNGTLITDERAKQLAELGNVMPCISVEGFEKETDARRGPGTFAKVMAAMKALKRHGAVFAYSATATRENNEFIVSDEFVDFFVEQGCSIGWYFHYMPVGKAPCLELMPTPEQRMWRLDRINELRRTKAIVISDFWNDGPLVGGCIAGGRCYFHINVHGDVEACVFNHFAADNIYKKPLKEALQSRFFKGFQEYQKSQANTLCTCMVIDRSPEMKELVARTGAYPTHEGADITHKELHRDLQLYAEAYKALTIPWCEKHSGSWWKNNGAKPADAPAEPPTEPAEEDKEDAVRL
- a CDS encoding metallopeptidase family protein: MDPREFAELVEEAVLGLPEEFARKLDNVEIVVEERPDAETIRKMKLERGHVLLGLYHGVPRTVRHETAPPLYPDRITIYRRSILATCRTPDEIRQQVRDTVIHEIGHHFGLSDDEMEDE